The genomic window GTCGGAAATAAAGAAAGTTTAATCAAATTATTAAAAGCAATTGTTTTTAATGACGTTGATTTAGTGATGAATATTCTTTTGAAAATAGGTGTAACAAAAGAACGGATTAATCAATATGAGTTCTATGAGGATTTAAATTATTTTTTTGAAACCTATTTAACGGCAAGTTACCAACAAATAAACATGAGCACGCTGTTTTCTGATATTTTGGAAGTAACCCAAAAGCATCGCATTATTATTCCCACTGATTTTACGATGTTGGTTAAGTCGATGGGCATGCTTGAAGGTATTTTAGCGGAATTAGATCCAGAAATAAATGTCTTGAAAGTTGCTAATCTTTATCTACAAGCGAGCGATGATTTGTCTCTTTATGATTCTATTTCTAAAGAAAAGTTAGCGATTACGAGCTACAAACTGTCAAAAGATATCATTGGTTTCCCAAACCAATTAAGACAACTATTAACGAATGCGAATAGTGGCAGAGCAAAGTTACACATTGAGCTAGTGGATGCCGATAATAAATGGAAAGGCCTCAATAAAATGGTTAACCGATTAGTTTTCGCGTTGATTATTGCGGCACTGATTCTTTCGTCAGCTATTATTGTCGCAATGGCGGAAAGTTCAAGTGTTTCTGTGATTGGGATTGTCATTTTTTTAGGTGCAGGTTTAATGGGCATTTGGCTCCTCATTTCTATTATTCGTTCAGGAACATTGTAATTAAACAGACAGACAGAAAAACAGTAAGCATATAAGCTTGCTGTTTTTCTGTCTGTTTGAATAATAAGGTTGCGTTTTCAAATCTTTTTTCTCTTGTTTTTTAACGACTTAATGGATGAGCTGAATGAAATGAGAGCCTTTTCTATTCTTGGCTAAATAAATTTCTTTTTTTTAACAATAAGTTTCAAATAATACTTAAAAAAAAGAAAAACTAACCGATATGGACAATGGCTAGTAATCTGATAGTTAATGAGATTTTAATCATATGATAAGTTGAGTGAAATAAATACGCCACGTATGAACTAGTCAATTTTGATTACTTAAGAGGAGGCTTTTTTAGTGGTTCGTAAAAATAAAAAATCAACAGTTAGAAAAAAAAGTATAGGAATGAAAGTCGGACTGACATTATTCTTGTTATTTATTATACCCGTCATAATTGTTTTATCAGCAACGACTATCAATACGAGAAACTCTATTACTAAACGAATTGAAGCAAGCGGAAAAAGCACCACAACTCAAGTAGCCAATCAATTTGAATGGGCAGGACAAGAGTTGGAAGATACAATAGAAGCCTTAGCTCAAAATCCTAATTTCAGATACACGGAAAAAGGGCCGGAAAAAAACGATGCCATCTTAGAAGATTTAAAACTAGCTAAAGCAAGTGGACTCTACATAGCAGATGCGTACTATGCACCAATAGAGGGCGGATTAATCAGAGAAGAGGCTATTGAAAATTTTGATAGTGCGTCAAGAGTTTGGTTTCAACGAGCTGTTGAAAGACGAGGGGCAATATTTTGGACTGAACCTTACACAGACCAAGTAACAGGAGAGATTAGTCTAACGATTTCTAAAGCCATTATCAAAGAAAGTGAAATCATTGGTGTAATAGGATTGGATTTGAGTCTTGAAAATCTCACGAAATTAATTACCTCATCGCAAGTTGGCACAACAGGAGAAATTTTTGTTCTTTCAGATAAAGGAAGCTATCTAATCTCTAGAGATCAAGAAAAAATAGGGAAAGATGTTTCAAATAAGCCAATCTTTAAAGAAGTAGATGATCAGTTTGGTTTTATCTCAGATAAAACCTTCAATAAAGATATTCAAACGTATTATAAAAAAGTTAGCCGTTTAGGCGTTATCATTTATGGAGCAGTCCATTCCGGTGAAATGGCTGAAGAAAATCAAGCAAGTATTAGAAGTGGTTTGATTGTAACCATGCTTTCTTTCGTCGTAGCACTAATAGTTGCTTTGTTGTTCACTTTGATTATTAAAAGAATTGCCAATACAATCATTTCAGCATTTACACGAGTCGAGCAAGGGGATTTAACAGTTCAAATGACTCATTCAGATATTACGATAATGCCTAAAATGAAATGGCTGGAAAGATTTAAGACTAATTCTAAAAAAACATCTAAAGTGGCTTCTAAGCCAGTTATTGAAAAAGAAATCAATGCAAATGGTGACGAGCTAAGTCAAATTGCTTTCTCATTTAATCGAATGGTAAAAAATTATAAAGCGATTGTTGGCGAGATTAAGAAAAATAGCCAAACAATCTTAGACATGACATTGTCACTAACCGAAATTTCAAAACAAACCACTTCTGCAACCGAAGA from Carnobacterium iners includes these protein-coding regions:
- a CDS encoding methyl-accepting chemotaxis protein; translated protein: MVRKNKKSTVRKKSIGMKVGLTLFLLFIIPVIIVLSATTINTRNSITKRIEASGKSTTTQVANQFEWAGQELEDTIEALAQNPNFRYTEKGPEKNDAILEDLKLAKASGLYIADAYYAPIEGGLIREEAIENFDSASRVWFQRAVERRGAIFWTEPYTDQVTGEISLTISKAIIKESEIIGVIGLDLSLENLTKLITSSQVGTTGEIFVLSDKGSYLISRDQEKIGKDVSNKPIFKEVDDQFGFISDKTFNKDIQTYYKKVSRLGVIIYGAVHSGEMAEENQASIRSGLIVTMLSFVVALIVALLFTLIIKRIANTIISAFTRVEQGDLTVQMTHSDITIMPKMKWLERFKTNSKKTSKVASKPVIEKEINANGDELSQIAFSFNRMVKNYKAIVGEIKKNSQTILDMTLSLTEISKQTTSATEEVSETISGIAEATGIQTQDTEETANKMDELSTILAGVEESVQKIGQSADDTTVANGLNSEKMFDVYENWQANIQMMLQLTESINAVDEDIQSIENISKAISGISAQTNLLALNASIEAARAGESGRGFAVVADEVRKLAEQSAQSTRSITDIIKTVQKSSQTMIAKMSESFEESEKQTKTIDEAIDAANTVTDQMDILVENIINVVGLSSQIESKKDDTIASVENIAASAQENSAGTEQVSANAEEILATMEEFSANIYDLDNIAKKLADGTSQFKLE